One Megalops cyprinoides isolate fMegCyp1 chromosome 23, fMegCyp1.pri, whole genome shotgun sequence genomic region harbors:
- the LOC118770310 gene encoding cyclin-dependent kinase inhibitor 1B-like: MSNVRLSNGSPTSERMDGRLSDHPKSSARRSLFGSVDHEELKKDLKGQLEGMEDASSAKWNFDFANNKPLSNGRFEWQVVDSKDLPEFYNRPHRAPKNLRLSGNNNVDLNGNRNCLRVTPCQESPGERKLRTEQKTEKSEDPMDYKDQCSGQRKRPASHDSLDEVTCGTVLAHSVEDTPVKPSPKSQT; the protein is encoded by the exons atgtcaaatgttcGTCTCTCAAATGGGAGCCCGACTTCGGAAAGGATGGATGGCAGGCTGTCGGATCACCCGAAGTCCTCAGCCCGCAGATCCCTTTTTGGGTCGGTGGATCACGAAGAGTTAAAGAAGGATTTAAAGGGACAATTAGAAGGGATGGAAGACGCATCCTCTGCAAAATGGAATTTTGATTTTGCGAATAACAAGCCGCTGTCGAATGGCCGATTCGAGTGGCAGGTCGTGGATAGCAAAGATTTACCAGAGTTTTACAACAGACCACATCGAGCTCCGAAGAACTTACGCCTTTCTGGAAATAACAATGTGGATCTTAATGGGAATCGTAATTGTCTGAGAGTGACTCCATGTCAAGAGAGCCCAGGAGAAAGAAAACTGAGAACCGAGCAGAAAACTGAGAAGTCAGAAGATCCAATGGATTACAAAGACCAATGCAGCGGACAGAGGAAAAGACCAGCCAGTCATG ACTCGTTGGATGAAGTCACTTGTGGCACCGTTTTGGCTCATTCTGTAGAAGATACACCCGTGAAACCCAGTCCCAAGTCACAGACGTAA